In Candidatus Omnitrophota bacterium, the genomic stretch CGGATCTTGGGATCAGAAAAAAGCGCTTTGACTTTGGTTTCGTTGTTGCCTTTGATAATGAAATCCCGGTCGAATTCTTCGTCGCCGACGGGAACGTCCTGCATTCCCAATAGTTTCCCGATGGCGTCGAAGATTCCCTTGCGATAGATGGAAAAATAGAAGCCGTCTTTGTTGACGAAGGGCGCTCTCATGCGCGTACAGAAGATATGATCGTGTTGCGTATCGATGCGGTGGGTGTCGAGAGTGATCGTCCAATCATCGGCTTTGGCGATGACTTTTCCCCCCGACCACGATCCGCCTTCGATGAATTCCGCCCCGATCTCTTGGCACAATTTCTTCCATACTTCGTCTTTACTCGGTCCGAATAGTTTTCGCAGCATCGCCATGTTTCATCTCTCTTTTCGTGATGGAATAATCTTTGCCGGAGGCAAATTCCGCAAACCGCCCTCGTCTCTTGGTTATTATCACTTCTTCTTATCGATAACGGTAGATGAAGAACGCATCTTGCGTCGAGTCTGTCGTAGGATTTCCTTCCACCAGGCGTTTCTTATTATGGCCGCCGCCCCGGCTGCGGTTCGGGATGCAGCATTCCCCGCAGCGTATAGAGTTGGATCAAACCTTGATTGACCAGCCGCTCTCCGGTTCCCACTTCGGCGATGGTTGAGTCGCTTGCGCCATAACCGCCCCGGGCGGCGGATTGGATATCGGGAAGATACCATTGCGGCCAATCCTGGTAAGAGTCGTCGCAATAGCCGAACATAAAAGCGTGAGGCAGAGCCGCTTTTTCCCGCACGTCGATCTGAAATTGATGAAACGGCTCTCCCGGCAGCGTAACGACGCCGATTTCGCCGTTGATAAGGATGGAGGTCGTTCCGAAGCGCAGCGTCTTGTCTTTCTCCCAGCGATGCTTGAATTCGAGAACCTCGCTGGCGGCCAGCAGCTCGTCCGAACGGCCAGGAACATTATCCATTCTCTTTATGACGCCGAGAACTTCGTTCGCCAACAATTCGCCCATGATTGTGGGGAGAGCGAGGTCTTCCTCTTCATGCTTGCCTACGGCTTGGTAGAGGGGATTGATATCGCCCGCGCCTCCTTGGACGAACAGGCACTGAACCGAACCGCCCAGTTCTTTCTCCACCTTGCGGTACATAGGGCCAACGTAATCAGTGGAAATTTTCAAGCATCTAGAACCGAGCGTAACCGGATGGCATGCGTAGCGAACGAAAACGGCGCGGATGGCGCCAGCATTGTCGGTTATGCGAATGACGCCGACATTGGGATCGACGGGACCATAAGGAATATGGGGATTGTTTTGAAAGATCGTCGTCGCCAGGCCGTCGGGATCGCGGCGCAGGCGATTGTAGCCCAATTGAATCGATCCCTCTCCCGCGGCGATGTAAGCGGGAAACATATTCTGTTTCGCTTTTCGAATCGCGTTGAATATCCGGTCTTCGATCACGCTTATCCAGGGTTTTTCTTTGGAAGGAAAATCGTCGCGGAAAAGGTCCGGTCCGTAATGCGTATGGCTGTTGAGCAACAACAACCGATCGATGCCCAACTCTCCCAAGCGATCCCGCAGCCGGGGCAATTGGAATTCGCATACGTCCCAGCTGACGAAGGCGATGGAGGTTTGCGTCGATTGCAAAACTAAAACCTTGGCTAGCAGGGGATCGAGAACCCCATCCGCGCCCTCCTTGCGGCTCCCGTATCCCCACAAGGGACAGCCCAGCGGCGGCGTGATATCCGTCCAAGCGGTTCCGGCGGACAGCGCCGCGTTTCCCGTTTCCGCCCCAAGGACCGTTGGAAAACAACTCCACCAGATCAAGCCAGCGATGACCAGGATTTGTCGCATAATGCTTTCGCCTTTTTATGAAAGGAATGGTAAAGATAAGAGTGTTATAATCTTACTGATTTTGGCGGGACTGTATACGGGAAAATCTATTGGCGACTTTATCTTTATTGCGAAGGAATCTCTATAAATGAATCGAAAAAAAACTTGGCGCAAAGCGCGAAATCGCATTGGGAACTTGCCCATTAATTTTATTTCGTGCTATGATAAATCCAATGCGCCGAGAATTGGCATGAGGCAGCAGTGGGATTGAACCGTTTCTTGCGATTCGCATATTGATTTGTCTTTTGTTTAGGGTTAGAGGGTTTGCCGGTTGAGCTTGGCTTAAATTTCCAAGCCCTTCTTTGTTTATTCTTGGTCTCTCGTTTTCTCTCCTCTCCCTAAATATCGATATCCATTTTCGCCGTCGGCAAGATTGTACTCGTTGGACGTTTTGATGAAATAGCCTTGAATAATGCAATGAAATAACATGGATTCTCTTTGCGGGCATCCCGCTGCATAAGCCAAGGCGCGCCATCGAAATATTTCGCTTGCGGCGGACGAAGGCGCGTTGGAGCGAGGGTTGAGGAAAGAAAGGCCTCTTCAACAAGAGCGATGAGTTTACGCTTTAAAATCGCGTTGGCTTGGTCGACGATATCATCCCTGGTGATTTTCGCCGGATGCTTCATTCTGCTGGCGATCGTCAAAGAGAACCGGATTCAGAAACTGGAAGAATATTCCGCCAATCTTTCCAAGCAAATCGCCGCTTGTCCCGCCATTCTGTCCTTGGCGGAATCCCCCGATGCGGAAGAACCGATCCAGGCGGTGGCGGCGTATTTGAAAACCCTGCTGGACGGCAGCCCTTTCATCGAGGAAATATCTCTGCTCGATCGCCGATTTGGTAAAATGCCGGTCTCCGTTTCCCAATCCCGCGAGGTAGGAAAAAACGGCGTTATTCCCCGGACATCGTTCTCTTTGAATGAAATTCTCTCTTCCGGCGAACCGTTTCTCAGTGAAGACAGCTGGGAATATTTCATCCCCTTGAACGTCTCCAATTCTTATCGGGCCGTGTTGCGCAT encodes the following:
- a CDS encoding DUF3137 domain-containing protein — encoded protein: MAMLRKLFGPSKDEVWKKLCQEIGAEFIEGGSWSGGKVIAKADDWTITLDTHRIDTQHDHIFCTRMRAPFVNKDGFYFSIYRKGIFDAIGKLLGMQDVPVGDEEFDRDFIIKGNNETKVKALFSDPKIRELIKAQPSFYFEVKADGGWFEERFPEGVDELYFLVDECITNIERLEALYKLFAATLHQLCHIGSAYENDPNIHP
- a CDS encoding neutral/alkaline non-lysosomal ceramidase N-terminal domain-containing protein, with the translated sequence MRQILVIAGLIWWSCFPTVLGAETGNAALSAGTAWTDITPPLGCPLWGYGSRKEGADGVLDPLLAKVLVLQSTQTSIAFVSWDVCEFQLPRLRDRLGELGIDRLLLLNSHTHYGPDLFRDDFPSKEKPWISVIEDRIFNAIRKAKQNMFPAYIAAGEGSIQLGYNRLRRDPDGLATTIFQNNPHIPYGPVDPNVGVIRITDNAGAIRAVFVRYACHPVTLGSRCLKISTDYVGPMYRKVEKELGGSVQCLFVQGGAGDINPLYQAVGKHEEEDLALPTIMGELLANEVLGVIKRMDNVPGRSDELLAASEVLEFKHRWEKDKTLRFGTTSILINGEIGVVTLPGEPFHQFQIDVREKAALPHAFMFGYCDDSYQDWPQWYLPDIQSAARGGYGASDSTIAEVGTGERLVNQGLIQLYTLRGMLHPEPQPGRRP